From a region of the Myroides sp. JBRI-B21084 genome:
- a CDS encoding glycosyltransferase family 2 protein produces the protein MKTALLISTYNWPQALELIFKSIFEQTELPDEVLIADDGSTQETKDLINNFAQKSTFKVTHIWQEDKGFRKAIVLNKAVAATNCDYIIQIDGDCIMHPKFIGDHKKNAQTNTYLYGTRATITKNALPEIFIKKQTKFNFFSKNLKKKTRTIHCAILSQMYKPHAGVSSNFRGCNVSFWRNDFIAINGYNEAFEGWGREDSDLVIRLGNLGVLAKRLRYVGIVYHIYHPENSRNQLQENDLIQQQSIQNKLIKAPKGISQYL, from the coding sequence ATGAAAACAGCATTATTAATATCAACATACAACTGGCCACAAGCGTTAGAACTTATTTTTAAAAGTATTTTTGAACAAACCGAATTGCCTGATGAAGTTTTAATTGCCGACGATGGTTCTACCCAAGAAACTAAAGATTTAATAAACAATTTTGCTCAAAAAAGTACGTTTAAAGTTACACATATTTGGCAGGAAGATAAAGGTTTTCGAAAAGCAATTGTTTTAAATAAAGCAGTTGCTGCAACAAATTGTGACTATATTATACAAATTGATGGGGATTGTATTATGCACCCTAAATTTATTGGCGATCATAAAAAAAATGCACAAACAAACACCTATCTATACGGTACACGGGCTACAATAACCAAAAACGCATTGCCAGAAATCTTTATAAAAAAGCAAACAAAATTTAATTTCTTTTCTAAAAATTTAAAAAAGAAAACTAGAACAATTCACTGTGCCATTCTTTCGCAAATGTATAAACCACATGCAGGGGTATCATCAAACTTTCGCGGGTGTAATGTATCTTTTTGGCGAAACGATTTTATTGCTATAAATGGATATAACGAAGCTTTTGAAGGTTGGGGGCGAGAAGATAGCGATTTGGTAATTCGTTTAGGGAATTTAGGCGTGTTAGCAAAACGTTTACGATATGTTGGTATAGTTTATCATATTTATCATCCAGAAAATTCTAGAAATCAGTTGCAAGAAAACGATTTAATTCAGCAACAATCTATTCAAAATAAATTAATTAAAGCCCCAAAAGGTATTTCGCAATATTTGTAA
- a CDS encoding lipopolysaccharide kinase InaA family protein: MKFVIHPKFISLKNTLTSVIENFSNQGQLFVKGSRNTIKTFQLNELILNVKAFKKPNFLNSFVYRFIRDSKAKRSFNYAIKLLDKNIGTPQPIAFVEYFEGFGLGKSFYICEHIVTEYTFRDLVEKPDLKNHQEILRAFTRFCYQLHQAGVEFKDHSPGNTLIKMNADNSYSFYLVDLNRMQFHTQMLFEKRMYNLRRLTPKKEMIAVMANEYAKFFTEKTEQEIFNTLWQLTSDFQEKFHRKQRLKKRIKFWKK, from the coding sequence ATGAAATTTGTAATTCATCCTAAATTTATTTCGTTAAAAAACACATTAACATCGGTTATTGAAAATTTTAGTAACCAAGGACAACTTTTTGTAAAAGGAAGTAGAAATACCATTAAAACTTTTCAACTTAATGAGTTGATTTTAAATGTAAAAGCTTTTAAAAAACCTAATTTTCTTAATTCGTTTGTTTACAGATTTATTCGCGATTCTAAAGCAAAGCGTTCCTTTAATTATGCAATTAAATTATTAGATAAAAATATAGGAACACCGCAACCCATTGCTTTTGTTGAATATTTTGAAGGATTTGGTTTGGGAAAAAGTTTTTATATATGCGAACATATTGTTACTGAATATACTTTTAGAGATTTGGTTGAAAAACCTGATTTAAAAAATCATCAAGAAATTTTGCGTGCTTTTACTCGTTTTTGCTATCAATTGCACCAAGCAGGAGTAGAGTTTAAAGACCATTCACCCGGCAATACGTTGATAAAAATGAATGCAGACAATTCGTATTCATTTTATTTGGTTGATTTAAACCGCATGCAATTTCACACACAAATGTTGTTTGAAAAACGTATGTACAACTTACGCAGATTAACACCTAAAAAAGAAATGATTGCTGTTATGGCAAATGAATATGCCAAATTTTTTACAGAAAAAACGGAACAAGAAATTTTTAATACACTTTGGCAATTAACTAGTGATTTTCAAGAAAAATTTCATCGAAAACAAAGGTTAAAAAAACGCATTAAATTTTGGAAAAAGTAG
- a CDS encoding glycosyltransferase family 2 protein — MNNNKITALVITLNEEKNIRELMQNLNFADEIIVVDSFSTDKTIEILKEFKHVKVYQHAFKDFSTQRNIAINYATNNWILFIDADERISENLKNEIVQTLKSNQTKRGYFLKRKFYYFNQAVHFSGLQSDKNLRLFKKQNAYYQGIVHEKLNFNDNVGVLKNYLIHYSYAHHQHFKDKVFYYNRLKAVEKINKGVKPNHFMAVLHPFYTFLNRYFFRLGFLDGKKGFIICKIYAQGIKERYTEMFKLCK, encoded by the coding sequence ATGAACAATAATAAAATCACCGCTTTAGTAATTACCCTTAACGAAGAAAAAAATATAAGGGAACTTATGCAGAATTTAAATTTTGCAGATGAAATTATTGTGGTTGATTCGTTCAGCACCGATAAAACCATAGAAATATTAAAAGAATTTAAGCATGTAAAAGTATATCAACATGCCTTTAAAGATTTTTCTACCCAACGAAACATAGCCATAAACTACGCAACAAACAATTGGATTTTATTTATTGATGCCGATGAACGTATTTCTGAAAATTTAAAAAACGAAATAGTTCAAACCTTAAAATCAAACCAAACAAAACGTGGTTATTTTTTAAAACGTAAATTTTATTATTTTAACCAAGCTGTTCATTTTTCGGGTTTACAATCTGATAAAAACTTGCGTTTATTTAAAAAACAAAACGCGTATTATCAAGGTATTGTGCATGAAAAATTAAATTTTAACGATAATGTTGGTGTGTTAAAAAATTACTTAATTCATTACTCATACGCACATCATCAACATTTTAAAGACAAAGTTTTTTATTACAACCGTTTAAAAGCGGTAGAAAAAATAAATAAAGGTGTAAAACCTAACCATTTTATGGCTGTTTTACATCCATTTTATACTTTTTTAAATAGATATTTTTTTAGACTAGGTTTTTTAGATGGTAAAAAAGGATTTATTATTTGTAAAATTTATGCACAAGGTATAAAAGAAAGGTACACAGAAATGTTTAAACTTTGTAAATAA
- a CDS encoding glycosyltransferase family 9 protein — MKKILVIQQKMIGDVLVSTILCETLCKAYPDAQVDYLIYENTYQVFAENKKNYNVIFFKNEYRNSKLSLIKFALTLKNENYDVIIDAYSKLESWVIVGLSNAKTKISFRKNISNFLYTHLIDRHQIPTTNLGLVIEHRLKLLDPLHINKDLYVTNAQIFVTEAENLNAQKLLQANGVNLDKPIVMLNILGSSASKTYPFKNMAKIIDKVAQNNVQILLNYIPNQQKQATEIYNLCTQATQQKIYFNVLGNNLRGLLALINQCGAVIGNDGGTMNMAKALNKPTFIIFSPWIEKKAWNTYEDGMKHVSVHLNDFKPNLFKNKNLKSLKKENNLLYNQFEPAFFNDLLTHFININLVNEQ, encoded by the coding sequence ATGAAAAAAATATTGGTAATTCAACAAAAAATGATTGGCGATGTGCTTGTAAGCACCATTTTGTGCGAAACACTTTGCAAGGCATATCCTGATGCACAAGTTGATTACCTAATTTACGAAAATACCTACCAAGTTTTTGCTGAAAATAAAAAAAATTACAACGTTATTTTTTTTAAAAACGAATATCGTAACAGTAAATTATCTTTAATAAAATTTGCTTTAACGCTAAAAAATGAAAATTACGATGTTATTATTGATGCGTATAGCAAGTTAGAAAGTTGGGTAATTGTAGGGCTTTCAAATGCAAAAACAAAAATATCGTTTCGTAAAAACATATCTAATTTTCTATACACCCACTTAATTGATAGGCACCAAATACCTACAACAAATTTAGGATTGGTTATAGAACATCGCTTAAAATTGCTAGACCCATTACACATAAATAAAGATTTGTATGTAACCAATGCCCAAATTTTTGTAACCGAGGCCGAAAACTTAAACGCACAAAAGTTATTACAAGCAAACGGAGTTAATTTAGATAAACCTATTGTTATGCTTAATATTTTAGGCAGTAGTGCTTCTAAAACATATCCGTTTAAAAATATGGCAAAAATAATTGACAAAGTTGCCCAAAACAATGTGCAAATTTTGTTAAATTACATTCCGAACCAGCAAAAACAAGCAACCGAAATTTATAATTTATGCACCCAAGCTACTCAACAAAAAATATATTTTAACGTTTTAGGCAACAATTTACGTGGTTTACTTGCTTTAATTAATCAATGTGGTGCTGTTATTGGGAACGATGGTGGTACAATGAATATGGCAAAAGCTTTAAATAAACCAACATTTATTATATTTTCGCCTTGGATTGAGAAAAAAGCTTGGAATACTTATGAAGACGGTATGAAACACGTATCGGTTCATTTAAACGATTTTAAGCCCAATTTATTTAAAAACAAAAATTTAAAATCATTAAAAAAGGAAAACAATTTGCTATACAACCAATTTGAGCCCGCTTTTTTTAACGATTTACTAACTCATTTCATCAATATAAATTTGGTTAATGAACAATAA
- a CDS encoding glycosyltransferase family 2 protein, translated as MKPNISIIVSTYNAPKWLEKVIWGFSVQTYTDFELVIADDGSTQETALLIQQMQQLVHFPIKHVWHPDNGFQKTIILNKALLETTTDYVIMTDGDCIPRKDFVQVHVNLRKPNVFLSGGYHKLPMDLSTLISKDDILTGKCFDVAWLIANGMKKSFKNNKLNAFGFKSTFLNFITPTTPSWNGHNASAWKKDILAVNGFDERMEYGGEDRELGERLVNNGIKGKQIRYSTTCVHLDHARGYINEKALQLNKQIRENTKNAKSVWTPFGIKKGTN; from the coding sequence ATGAAACCAAATATTTCAATAATAGTAAGTACATACAACGCACCCAAGTGGTTAGAAAAGGTAATTTGGGGCTTTTCTGTACAAACGTATACAGATTTTGAACTTGTAATTGCCGACGACGGTTCAACGCAAGAAACCGCTTTGTTAATTCAACAAATGCAGCAACTTGTACATTTTCCTATAAAACATGTTTGGCACCCCGACAATGGTTTTCAAAAAACAATTATTCTTAACAAAGCACTTTTAGAAACTACAACCGATTATGTTATAATGACAGATGGCGATTGTATTCCTAGAAAAGATTTTGTTCAAGTACATGTTAATTTACGAAAACCAAATGTTTTTTTATCGGGTGGATATCATAAGTTACCTATGGATTTATCTACTTTAATTTCTAAAGATGATATTCTTACTGGAAAATGTTTTGATGTTGCGTGGCTAATAGCCAACGGAATGAAAAAATCTTTTAAAAACAACAAGTTAAATGCATTTGGCTTTAAAAGTACGTTTTTAAACTTTATTACTCCTACAACTCCATCGTGGAATGGTCATAATGCATCGGCGTGGAAAAAAGATATTTTAGCTGTAAATGGTTTTGATGAACGTATGGAATATGGAGGCGAAGATAGAGAATTAGGTGAACGTTTGGTAAATAATGGTATTAAAGGCAAGCAAATACGTTACAGTACTACATGTGTACATTTAGATCATGCACGCGGATATATTAACGAAAAAGCATTACAATTAAATAAGCAAATTCGTGAAAATACTAAAAATGCAAAAAGTGTTTGGACACCATTTGGTATAAAAAAAGGAACTAATTAA
- the ettA gene encoding energy-dependent translational throttle protein EttA, producing MSDDKKVIFSMSKVSKTYSSTNKTVLKDIYLSFFYGAKIGILGLNGSGKSSLLKIIAGADKNYQGDVVFAPGYTVGYLEQEPQLDESKTVIEVVREGMAEIVAILDEFNKINDMFGLPEVYEDADKMQKLMDRQADLQDKIDAVGGWELDNKLEVAMDALRCPDPETPISVLSGGERRRVALCRLLLQEPDVLLLDEPTNHLDAESVHWLEQHLQQYKGTIIAVTHDRYFLDNVAGWILELDRGEGIPWKGNYSSWLDQKAKRLEQEEKTASKRRKTLERELDWVRQGAKGRQTKQKARLQNYDRLLNEDQKQLEEKLEIYIPNGPRLGTNVIEAKNVAKAFGDKILYDNLNFTLPQAGIVGIIGPNGAGKSTIFRMIMGEQNADAGEFVVGDTVKIAYVDQSHKNIDAEKSIYDNFAEGQELIMMGGRQVNARAYLSRFNFAGSDQNKKVSALSGGERNRLHLAMTLKEEGNVLLLDEPTNDLDINTLRALEEGLENFAGCAVIISHDRWFLDRVCTHILAFENDSEVYFFEGSFSEYEENRKKRLGDVAPTRVKYKKLVR from the coding sequence ATGTCAGACGATAAAAAAGTAATCTTTTCCATGTCAAAGGTGAGTAAAACATACTCATCAACAAACAAAACGGTGCTAAAAGATATTTATTTAAGCTTTTTTTACGGTGCTAAAATAGGCATACTTGGTTTAAATGGTTCAGGTAAATCATCGTTATTAAAAATAATTGCAGGCGCTGATAAAAACTATCAAGGCGATGTAGTTTTTGCACCTGGTTATACTGTTGGTTATTTAGAACAAGAACCGCAACTTGATGAAAGTAAAACAGTAATTGAAGTTGTACGTGAAGGTATGGCCGAAATTGTTGCTATTTTAGATGAATTCAACAAAATAAACGATATGTTTGGCTTGCCTGAAGTTTATGAAGATGCCGATAAAATGCAAAAACTTATGGATCGCCAAGCCGATTTACAAGATAAAATTGACGCTGTTGGTGGATGGGAACTAGACAATAAGTTAGAAGTTGCAATGGATGCATTGCGTTGCCCTGATCCCGAAACACCAATTTCTGTACTTTCTGGTGGTGAGCGTCGTCGTGTGGCTTTATGCCGTTTGTTGTTACAAGAACCCGATGTATTATTGTTAGATGAGCCTACCAACCACCTTGATGCTGAATCGGTTCATTGGTTAGAGCAACATTTACAGCAATACAAAGGAACCATTATAGCGGTTACTCACGACCGTTACTTTTTAGATAATGTTGCTGGTTGGATTTTAGAATTAGATAGGGGTGAAGGTATTCCTTGGAAAGGAAATTATTCGTCTTGGTTGGATCAAAAAGCAAAGCGTTTAGAACAAGAAGAAAAAACTGCATCAAAACGACGTAAAACATTAGAGCGCGAGTTAGATTGGGTACGTCAAGGAGCAAAAGGTCGTCAAACCAAGCAAAAAGCACGTTTACAAAACTATGACCGCTTGTTAAACGAAGATCAAAAGCAGTTAGAAGAAAAGTTAGAAATTTACATACCAAACGGACCACGTTTAGGAACTAATGTAATTGAAGCTAAAAATGTTGCTAAAGCTTTTGGCGATAAAATTTTATACGATAATTTAAACTTTACATTACCACAAGCAGGTATTGTTGGAATTATTGGGCCAAACGGTGCAGGTAAATCAACCATTTTTAGAATGATTATGGGTGAACAAAATGCAGATGCTGGTGAGTTTGTAGTGGGTGATACCGTTAAAATTGCTTACGTTGATCAATCACACAAAAATATAGATGCAGAAAAGTCAATTTATGATAATTTTGCCGAAGGTCAGGAATTAATCATGATGGGCGGCCGCCAAGTAAATGCACGTGCGTATTTGTCGCGTTTTAATTTTGCTGGTTCCGATCAAAACAAAAAAGTTTCAGCTTTATCGGGTGGTGAACGTAACCGTTTGCATTTAGCTATGACTTTGAAAGAAGAAGGAAACGTTTTGCTTTTAGATGAGCCTACCAATGATTTGGATATAAATACGTTACGTGCTTTAGAAGAAGGTTTGGAAAACTTTGCAGGCTGTGCCGTAATTATATCGCACGACCGTTGGTTTTTAGATCGTGTTTGTACACACATTTTAGCTTTTGAAAACGATTCTGAAGTGTATTTCTTTGAAGGTTCGTTTTCTGAATACGAAGAAAATCGTAAAAAGCGTTTGGGTGATGTGGCTCCAACGCGTGTGAAATACAAAAAATTAGTTAGATAA
- a CDS encoding tRNA threonylcarbamoyladenosine dehydratase, producing the protein MAVWQERAELLFKPEGIEALKKANVLIVGLGGVGSFAAEFIVRAGVGNLTIVDGDTVDITNINRQLPALHSTVNMPKVSVVGDRLMDINPELNLTRIEEFLSPERANEIVTTHFDYVLDCIDSITPKLHLIAAAKAKKVKVISNMGAGGKMLASKVVVKDISKTDVCPLAKVVRKRLRKMGVKSGVKAVFSLEKPDESSLKMTDGTNFKKSFFGTNSWMPGLFGLHSAETVIRYLLENKK; encoded by the coding sequence ATGGCTGTTTGGCAAGAAAGAGCAGAATTATTATTTAAACCAGAAGGTATTGAAGCTTTAAAAAAAGCAAATGTGTTAATTGTTGGCTTAGGCGGTGTAGGATCGTTTGCTGCAGAATTTATTGTACGTGCTGGCGTTGGTAATTTAACAATTGTTGATGGCGATACTGTTGATATTACAAATATTAACCGTCAATTACCCGCTTTACACTCAACTGTTAATATGCCCAAAGTATCAGTTGTTGGCGATCGATTGATGGATATTAACCCCGAACTAAATTTAACACGAATTGAAGAATTTTTATCGCCCGAACGCGCTAATGAAATTGTAACTACACATTTTGATTATGTGCTGGATTGTATTGATAGCATTACTCCAAAATTACATTTAATTGCAGCTGCTAAAGCAAAAAAAGTTAAGGTAATATCAAACATGGGGGCAGGTGGAAAAATGCTTGCAAGTAAGGTTGTTGTTAAAGATATTAGTAAAACCGATGTTTGCCCACTTGCAAAAGTTGTACGCAAACGCTTACGTAAAATGGGTGTAAAAAGTGGTGTAAAAGCTGTTTTTTCGTTAGAAAAACCCGATGAAAGCAGTTTAAAAATGACAGACGGAACCAACTTTAAAAAATCGTTTTTTGGAACAAACAGTTGGATGCCTGGTTTATTTGGTTTACATAGTGCCGAAACAGTTATAAGATATTTATTAGAAAACAAAAAATAA
- a CDS encoding TatD family hydrolase translates to MYVNLHTHKSTETENVIEIVNQYPNEIDTSTKNTSIGIHPWYIKNELIEKEISLIEENCNNKNCKAIGECGLDKRIEISIDIQKKALIPQLLLAEKHQKPVILHCVAAFQEIIALKQNLQLTIPMVIHGFSKNLQVAESLLNHGFYLSFGKYLMTNENVANVLKNVPLNKIFLETDSSTFSIFEVYSQAERILQRDLTEIIVQNYNRVFNP, encoded by the coding sequence ATGTACGTTAACTTGCATACTCATAAAAGTACAGAAACTGAAAATGTTATAGAAATTGTAAATCAATATCCTAACGAAATTGATACATCTACTAAAAACACAAGCATTGGCATCCATCCTTGGTATATTAAAAATGAATTAATTGAGAAAGAAATTAGCTTAATTGAAGAAAATTGCAATAATAAAAACTGCAAAGCAATAGGTGAATGCGGTTTAGATAAAAGAATTGAAATTTCTATTGATATTCAAAAAAAAGCATTAATTCCACAATTATTATTAGCTGAAAAACATCAAAAACCAGTAATTTTGCACTGCGTAGCAGCTTTTCAAGAAATTATTGCATTAAAACAAAATTTGCAACTAACAATTCCTATGGTAATTCATGGTTTTTCAAAAAACCTACAAGTTGCCGAAAGTTTATTAAACCACGGTTTTTATTTATCGTTTGGAAAATATTTAATGACAAATGAAAACGTAGCAAATGTGCTGAAAAATGTGCCTTTAAACAAAATTTTTCTTGAAACTGATAGTTCAACATTCAGTATTTTTGAAGTTTATTCACAAGCTGAACGTATTTTACAACGCGATTTAACAGAAATTATAGTACAAAATTATAATAGAGTTTTTAACCCGTAA
- a CDS encoding DUF1684 domain-containing protein — MRNLLIFFLLCCNLTFSQHHKKQTIKYQKNLNKSYFNKKTSPLQQNEIAGFKGLKFYEYNENFIVNATLEQLYDQPVFKMPTSGNYKPDYKRFGILHFEINNQKFKLEVYQNLSLISKKGFENHLFLPFLDETSGNETYGAGRYLDIEFIPNQTNIILNFNKAYHPYCAYTTGYSCPITPDINFLNIAVTAGVKL, encoded by the coding sequence ATGCGAAATTTACTGATTTTTTTCTTATTATGTTGTAATTTAACTTTTTCACAACACCATAAAAAACAAACTATTAAATACCAAAAAAACTTAAATAAATCATATTTTAACAAAAAAACATCGCCACTACAACAAAATGAAATTGCTGGCTTTAAAGGTTTAAAATTTTATGAATACAATGAAAATTTTATAGTGAACGCAACTTTAGAACAATTGTATGATCAACCTGTTTTTAAAATGCCTACATCAGGAAACTATAAACCTGATTATAAACGATTTGGAATATTACATTTTGAAATAAACAACCAAAAATTTAAACTAGAAGTGTATCAAAATTTAAGCTTAATTAGCAAAAAAGGGTTTGAAAACCATTTGTTTTTACCTTTTTTAGACGAAACAAGTGGAAACGAAACTTACGGAGCTGGCAGGTATTTAGATATTGAATTTATACCAAATCAAACAAATATTATTCTAAATTTCAATAAAGCATACCATCCCTATTGTGCGTACACAACTGGTTACTCATGCCCAATTACTCCCGATATTAACTTTTTAAACATTGCGGTAACAGCTGGTGTAAAATTGTAA
- the rodA gene encoding rod shape-determining protein RodA, whose protein sequence is MAKTKHLANQSVMANVDWLSIFLYAVLVIFGWMNIYSASLPLEPTSIFDLSQIYGKQLLFIIITIPVIIVILSLDAKVYEKYSIIYYVIGIVLLMGLFVFGKTIKGQTNWYQFGGISMQPSEFAKIGTALFLSKFLSESESLYGTLKEQAIPIGIIFLPVAFIMLQPDTGSAMIFAVLFFVLYREGFPAWYLWTGFLTILLFVLALLLKPYVLILLILVGCTLHYFVNKSINRNPIVYVLLALIMSAFVFSVDYVFENVLESHQKDRINVLLGGDNVNMKAEGYNLNQAMIAIGSGGLIGKGFLEGTQTKGGFVPEQHTDYIFTTVGEEWGFVGSLLVVACFVILILRIVYLAEEQKNNFARIYGYCVAAILFMHFFVNVSMLIGIFPTIGVPLPFFSYGGSSLIAFTLLLFIFLKLDANKVNEW, encoded by the coding sequence ATGGCAAAAACTAAACATTTAGCAAACCAAAGCGTAATGGCCAATGTAGATTGGTTAAGTATTTTTTTGTATGCGGTTCTTGTAATTTTTGGTTGGATGAATATCTATTCGGCTTCATTGCCTTTAGAACCTACATCTATTTTTGATTTAAGTCAAATTTATGGCAAACAATTGCTTTTCATAATAATAACTATTCCAGTAATAATTGTAATATTATCATTAGATGCTAAAGTATATGAAAAATATTCAATAATTTATTATGTAATTGGTATTGTACTTTTAATGGGTTTGTTTGTTTTTGGTAAAACAATTAAAGGACAAACAAACTGGTATCAATTTGGTGGTATAAGTATGCAACCATCGGAATTTGCTAAAATAGGTACTGCTTTATTTTTATCAAAATTCTTAAGTGAAAGCGAAAGTTTATACGGAACATTAAAAGAACAAGCCATACCAATAGGAATCATTTTTTTACCTGTAGCCTTTATTATGTTACAACCCGATACAGGTTCGGCAATGATTTTTGCAGTTTTATTTTTTGTATTGTACCGTGAAGGTTTTCCTGCATGGTACCTTTGGACAGGCTTTTTAACAATTTTGCTATTTGTACTTGCTTTATTATTAAAACCCTATGTATTAATACTTTTAATACTAGTTGGATGTACCTTACATTATTTCGTAAACAAAAGTATTAATCGCAACCCAATTGTATACGTATTGTTAGCTTTAATAATGAGCGCTTTCGTTTTTTCGGTTGATTATGTTTTTGAAAATGTATTAGAATCGCACCAAAAAGACCGTATAAATGTTTTACTTGGAGGTGATAATGTTAATATGAAAGCCGAAGGCTACAACTTAAATCAAGCAATGATTGCAATTGGTTCAGGCGGGCTTATAGGTAAAGGTTTTTTAGAAGGAACACAAACAAAAGGTGGTTTTGTACCTGAACAACATACCGATTATATTTTTACAACAGTTGGTGAAGAATGGGGTTTTGTAGGGTCGCTTCTTGTAGTGGCATGCTTTGTGATTTTGATATTACGTATTGTTTATTTAGCCGAAGAGCAAAAAAACAACTTTGCACGTATCTACGGTTATTGCGTTGCTGCCATTCTATTTATGCACTTTTTTGTGAATGTTTCTATGCTTATTGGTATTTTCCCTACAATTGGAGTTCCACTTCCATTTTTTTCATATGGAGGTTCTAGCTTAATTGCGTTTACTTTACTTTTATTTATATTTTTAAAATTAGATGCCAACAAAGTAAATGAATGGTAA